The Mycolicibacterium mageritense genome contains a region encoding:
- a CDS encoding FtsK/SpoIIIE domain-containing protein gives MGFLFGEPDYVPNAKEKWQQRQRDTAEERRRWEREQAAAKRIRDEQQREVDREAERAQKEMEALIKEQKREMRASERDMLTKPHRRTEGGSKALGDAPLIVWHWQIPLPPEHNIPTNGIKRTDAGPLLALWDGGGIGDDDVIPVQLVEHVGQTPALKDWAKRAGDVLEDVEKRYPIVADLRDDAALERLIRPVGVLRTFNETLPERGVIPAEDGSPITYERPVTVTELPTVSGVEVLPDGLRITFAYRAGETAKRWSSHLDALRVAFNANGVHNASNLRIKDGVNGELILDFDDAPSSFPAAVAPVAPTTTPQSIAEAIARYEATRWMLGLDARGNVVSFPLKAQPHVLVTGGTGGGKSVWARGLIESLRTGYRDTDANNGKGQDCGGGWLAFVGDGKGSDFSALEGQPGIAMVAPSSDVAQIAVMVRRVRQEVERRFAQASAAKKRGEANAFAGMQPWLLLLDEWGAVAIKMRSEYGKTAEAFEKDIDIILRLGRECRVHCVLLSQTIRKTGDGAVPGSWQENLGLTVSLGAPSEITLQSDAFPAEVRDRAAFLGPRLKGKRGRGLTADRESGRVVEFQSFYGWSPGTTSLDPSAPKDVQPPTPEVKASWERWKEVCETVPWLAPRFGIKALSSDWRGGDKADLNVIANTPVIPVTDANGVVPARLRQFDPASPEWLGAESLDAGGHVLEVGFVDEDGDGVDDHVQPTTVTAERDAKPVNASKGQDALRIPTPDEVAAMTAEERDAWMREYARLSGHLTDDTSETEPVSTEEPVSAEPDPEGQDTTTDPSPKQSTTTPTTQGDDF, from the coding sequence ATGGGATTCCTGTTCGGTGAACCCGATTACGTACCTAATGCCAAGGAGAAATGGCAGCAGCGCCAGCGGGATACCGCTGAGGAGCGCCGTCGCTGGGAGCGAGAGCAGGCTGCGGCGAAGCGGATTCGCGATGAGCAGCAGCGCGAGGTTGACCGTGAAGCTGAGCGCGCGCAGAAGGAAATGGAAGCGCTCATCAAGGAGCAGAAGCGTGAGATGCGCGCCTCTGAACGGGACATGCTGACCAAGCCGCACCGTCGAACCGAGGGTGGTTCCAAGGCGCTCGGGGACGCCCCGCTCATCGTGTGGCACTGGCAGATTCCATTGCCTCCCGAGCACAACATCCCCACCAACGGCATCAAGCGCACTGACGCTGGACCACTGCTCGCGCTGTGGGATGGCGGCGGTATCGGCGACGACGATGTGATCCCCGTGCAGCTCGTGGAGCACGTCGGTCAGACGCCTGCACTCAAGGACTGGGCGAAGCGCGCGGGTGACGTTCTGGAGGATGTCGAGAAGCGGTATCCCATCGTCGCCGACCTTCGCGATGACGCTGCGCTGGAACGTCTCATACGTCCAGTTGGTGTGCTGCGCACATTCAACGAGACGCTCCCCGAGCGCGGTGTAATCCCCGCCGAAGATGGTTCGCCTATTACCTACGAACGTCCTGTGACAGTGACCGAACTGCCCACGGTGTCGGGAGTTGAGGTGCTGCCTGACGGGCTCCGCATCACGTTCGCGTATCGCGCAGGAGAGACCGCGAAGCGTTGGAGTTCTCACCTGGACGCGCTGCGTGTTGCGTTCAACGCGAACGGTGTTCACAACGCCAGCAACCTCCGCATCAAGGACGGCGTGAACGGGGAACTGATCCTCGATTTCGATGACGCCCCGTCGTCGTTCCCCGCTGCCGTCGCGCCCGTTGCCCCGACGACGACACCGCAGTCCATCGCCGAAGCCATCGCTCGCTACGAGGCGACACGGTGGATGCTGGGACTGGATGCGCGCGGGAACGTCGTGAGTTTCCCACTCAAAGCACAACCGCACGTCCTCGTCACAGGCGGCACGGGTGGCGGCAAGTCAGTGTGGGCGCGCGGACTTATCGAGTCTCTGCGCACGGGCTACCGCGACACCGATGCGAACAACGGAAAGGGACAGGACTGCGGCGGCGGGTGGCTAGCCTTTGTGGGGGACGGCAAAGGCAGCGACTTCAGCGCTCTCGAAGGGCAGCCAGGCATCGCAATGGTCGCTCCGAGCAGTGATGTCGCGCAGATCGCGGTGATGGTGCGCCGCGTCCGCCAGGAGGTGGAACGTCGGTTCGCGCAAGCCTCTGCGGCGAAGAAACGCGGCGAGGCGAATGCATTCGCGGGCATGCAGCCGTGGCTCCTACTTCTGGACGAATGGGGCGCTGTTGCTATCAAGATGCGCTCGGAGTACGGCAAGACTGCTGAGGCATTCGAGAAGGACATCGACATCATCCTGCGCCTCGGACGTGAGTGCCGCGTGCACTGTGTGCTGCTGAGCCAGACGATCCGCAAGACAGGCGACGGTGCTGTACCTGGCTCGTGGCAGGAGAACCTCGGACTCACTGTGAGCCTCGGTGCCCCTTCGGAAATCACGCTCCAGTCAGACGCGTTCCCCGCCGAGGTGCGCGACCGCGCGGCGTTCCTCGGACCTCGTTTGAAGGGCAAGCGCGGACGTGGACTCACCGCTGACCGCGAGTCTGGGCGCGTTGTCGAGTTCCAGTCGTTCTACGGCTGGAGCCCTGGCACAACGTCACTCGACCCCAGCGCGCCGAAGGACGTACAGCCCCCGACTCCCGAGGTGAAGGCTTCGTGGGAGCGGTGGAAGGAAGTGTGCGAGACCGTCCCGTGGCTCGCGCCGCGATTCGGCATCAAGGCACTGTCCAGCGACTGGCGCGGCGGCGACAAGGCTGACCTGAACGTCATTGCGAACACCCCCGTCATTCCCGTTACCGACGCCAACGGTGTTGTACCCGCGCGCCTTCGCCAGTTCGACCCCGCGAGCCCTGAGTGGCTCGGAGCGGAGTCGCTGGACGCGGGAGGTCACGTGTTGGAAGTCGGCTTCGTTGACGAGGACGGCGATGGCGTGGATGACCATGTGCAGCCGACGACAGTGACGGCGGAGCGCGACGCCAAGCCTGTGAACGCTTCCAAGGGACAGGACGCTCTCCGCATTCCGACACCCGATGAGGTCGCGGCGATGACCGCCGAGGAACGGGACGCGTGGATGCGCGAGTACGCCCGCCTCTCGGGACACCTCACCGACGACACCTCGGAGACCGAGCCTGTGAGCACCGAGGAGCCTGTGTCCGCCGAACCCGATCCCGAAGGACAGGACACCACGACCGACCCGAGCCCCAAGCAATCAACGACGACACCGACGACCCAAGGGGACGACTTCTGA
- the rnhA gene encoding ribonuclease HI, whose product MVDTSSNDRPRSVVHAYTDGGTAPRNPGPGGWGVVLQYGSHTKELCGGTADDTTNIVMEMTAAAEALEALSRPCEVHVFTDSRFVIDGITKWVDGWAKRGWVKRDGSPVQNPELWQRIQLAVRCHESVVWHWVKGHSGNPGNERADALVAQGRRGAVEKAREVLNV is encoded by the coding sequence ATGGTTGACACATCCAGCAACGACAGACCACGCTCTGTTGTGCATGCGTATACGGACGGTGGCACTGCCCCCAGGAACCCAGGACCAGGCGGCTGGGGAGTCGTCCTCCAGTACGGCTCCCACACCAAGGAACTGTGCGGTGGGACTGCCGACGACACCACCAACATCGTGATGGAGATGACCGCCGCCGCCGAGGCGCTGGAAGCGCTGTCGCGCCCCTGTGAGGTCCACGTCTTCACCGACAGTCGCTTCGTCATCGACGGCATCACCAAATGGGTCGATGGCTGGGCGAAGCGCGGATGGGTCAAACGGGACGGTTCGCCTGTCCAGAACCCCGAGCTGTGGCAGCGCATCCAGCTAGCCGTCCGCTGCCATGAGTCCGTCGTCTGGCACTGGGTGAAGGGTCACAGTGGCAATCCAGGCAACGAGCGTGCCGACGCGCTGGTGGCGCAGGGACGCCGTGGAGCCGTCGAGAAGGCGCGGGAGGTTCTCAATGTCTAA
- a CDS encoding helix-turn-helix domain-containing protein produces MTNTDPTYTDEERDSDLATLRALSRKLQRQKRTLDATSAERLEVVRRLRTRGGATYPVLADAMGTSYSTVQNLLARIDHTADNTEGQDS; encoded by the coding sequence GTGACCAACACCGACCCGACGTACACCGACGAGGAGCGCGACTCCGACCTGGCGACGCTCCGAGCGTTGAGCCGAAAGCTGCAGCGGCAGAAGCGCACATTGGATGCCACATCCGCCGAACGCCTCGAAGTTGTCCGCCGACTCCGCACGCGAGGTGGTGCCACCTATCCTGTCCTCGCCGACGCCATGGGAACCAGCTACAGCACCGTGCAGAACCTGCTCGCGCGCATCGACCACACCGCCGACAACACGGAAGGGCAGGACTCATGA
- a CDS encoding HNH endonuclease: protein MTTQPPDIAPLVPIHQLAETLAAHPAAVCEQWGDLYRLLYRGVNACVGCGSAATLPITVATVTIPMCATCVERFQALGAPALHLAAALALRANPDYLAQPRNWVVHLNEEEVRVRDLGVCRLCGVSESTSVPMEAGHILSRHDGYGREDGAVWNVPRAYVDHPLNVVLMCKPCNSSISSASPSLRVAMHLLLKPWTNDPAGEALLAARPEPPSEPPNVEVREGLPFTVTISR, encoded by the coding sequence ATGACCACTCAACCACCCGACATCGCACCACTGGTGCCCATACATCAGCTCGCCGAGACCCTCGCCGCGCACCCTGCGGCGGTGTGCGAGCAGTGGGGAGACCTCTATCGCCTCCTCTACCGAGGAGTGAACGCGTGCGTCGGCTGCGGCTCCGCCGCCACTCTGCCAATCACCGTGGCCACCGTGACGATTCCCATGTGCGCTACCTGCGTTGAGCGGTTCCAAGCGCTTGGAGCACCAGCACTACACCTCGCTGCTGCACTCGCTCTGCGTGCCAATCCCGACTATCTCGCGCAACCACGCAACTGGGTTGTCCACCTCAACGAGGAGGAGGTTCGCGTCCGCGACCTCGGTGTGTGTCGCCTGTGCGGAGTGTCTGAGAGCACCTCGGTGCCGATGGAAGCGGGACACATTCTGTCCCGCCACGATGGATACGGGCGCGAGGACGGCGCGGTGTGGAATGTCCCACGCGCGTACGTAGACCACCCACTGAATGTGGTGTTGATGTGCAAGCCCTGCAACTCGTCCATCAGCTCAGCCTCACCATCGCTTCGCGTGGCGATGCACCTGCTACTCAAGCCGTGGACGAATGACCCTGCGGGAGAGGCTCTCCTGGCGGCGCGTCCCGAACCGCCGAGCGAACCGCCGAACGTCGAGGTGCGCGAAGGCTTGCCGTTCACCGTCACCATCTCGCGCTGA
- a CDS encoding ParB/RepB/Spo0J family partition protein → MSKDRTHDPRTFYWVWFGVFTAVSVIANAWHAGVKAPAYFKALRTGDTSVLWEAWKTAGDLPPAWFTLGAVALGALMPIALAFGSHALANPRPNVGNIRRWVNFTLTGATVTGAFVLSFLAMQDLSMMLLGLSAWTAAIVPIAVDIAIVSALAELVARSPEVQDNAVERRVTEHVEALNVARQADVEHIMSQLDARHDAGMKQLLEQLDANREADRGALHASLTMQLTEQLTGHAEALRDAITEQLVTHRPTREASNAPRSLPRAEPLVLSRDASEVADELAATGNFDQSAEVITRVLELSLDGLSQRKVSEALSVEMPDVKAPSGSTVGRIVNAAKDLEPPLSAAS, encoded by the coding sequence GTGAGCAAGGACAGGACGCACGACCCGCGCACGTTCTACTGGGTGTGGTTCGGCGTCTTCACGGCGGTGTCTGTCATCGCCAACGCGTGGCACGCTGGAGTGAAGGCTCCTGCGTACTTCAAGGCTCTGCGTACGGGTGACACCTCGGTGTTGTGGGAAGCCTGGAAGACGGCGGGCGACCTCCCGCCAGCATGGTTCACACTCGGCGCGGTGGCGCTCGGAGCGCTTATGCCCATTGCCCTCGCGTTCGGTTCCCACGCCCTCGCCAATCCCCGTCCGAATGTTGGGAACATCCGCAGGTGGGTCAACTTCACACTCACAGGCGCGACCGTCACAGGTGCCTTCGTCCTGTCCTTCCTGGCGATGCAGGACTTGTCGATGATGCTGCTCGGACTGTCGGCGTGGACTGCCGCCATCGTCCCGATTGCAGTGGACATCGCCATCGTGAGCGCCCTGGCGGAGCTGGTCGCGCGGTCACCGGAGGTTCAGGATAACGCCGTGGAACGTCGGGTCACAGAGCATGTAGAGGCGCTCAACGTCGCACGTCAGGCGGACGTGGAGCACATCATGAGCCAGCTTGACGCACGCCACGACGCAGGCATGAAGCAGCTCCTGGAGCAGCTTGACGCAAACCGTGAGGCGGATCGTGGAGCGCTTCATGCATCACTCACGATGCAACTCACGGAGCAACTCACGGGTCATGCTGAAGCGCTCCGTGACGCAATCACCGAGCAGCTCGTGACGCATCGACCAACCCGTGAAGCATCGAACGCCCCACGCTCACTACCTCGCGCTGAGCCGCTCGTGCTGTCCCGCGATGCCTCGGAAGTCGCCGACGAGTTGGCGGCTACGGGGAACTTCGATCAGTCCGCTGAGGTCATCACACGGGTGCTAGAGCTGTCGCTCGACGGCTTGAGCCAGCGGAAGGTATCAGAGGCGCTGAGCGTGGAAATGCCCGACGTGAAGGCTCCCAGCGGTTCGACGGTGGGGCGGATCGTCAACGCCGCCAAAGACCTGGAGCCTCCTCTCTCCGCTGCCTCCTAG
- a CDS encoding helix-turn-helix domain-containing protein, whose amino-acid sequence MSTASLPLAQVIGQNVKRLRTEADATQQQVAAALVHLGLPWGSGRVAALEAGDVSPTLPTLVLVAAALDGLLPARRSVTLVDLLTHDGRIGLVTGVEVPSAALVGVVRGGAAGALAEYRRPFTTARGSAQELSARETYGRTEQRAAAELGLDRARMIQLSTALWGRNLAEERDARAEAAGVTSRVGRARITRQLISELSEEWAKWVGGEPHEPA is encoded by the coding sequence ATGTCTACAGCTTCTCTGCCACTTGCCCAGGTCATAGGGCAGAACGTCAAGCGGCTGCGTACCGAGGCGGACGCGACACAGCAACAGGTGGCGGCGGCGCTAGTGCACCTTGGGCTGCCGTGGGGTAGTGGACGCGTGGCGGCACTGGAGGCAGGGGATGTGTCCCCCACGCTGCCGACGCTGGTGCTGGTCGCGGCAGCGCTGGACGGACTTCTCCCCGCACGCCGCTCTGTGACACTGGTTGACCTGCTCACCCACGATGGGCGAATCGGGCTGGTGACGGGCGTAGAGGTGCCCAGCGCCGCCCTGGTGGGTGTTGTACGGGGCGGCGCGGCGGGAGCTTTAGCTGAGTACCGCCGACCGTTCACCACCGCCCGAGGAAGCGCTCAGGAACTGTCCGCGCGGGAGACCTACGGGCGCACCGAGCAGCGTGCTGCCGCCGAGCTTGGGCTAGACCGCGCTCGGATGATTCAACTATCCACCGCGCTGTGGGGGCGGAACCTCGCCGAGGAGCGGGATGCGCGGGCTGAGGCAGCGGGAGTGACCTCCCGCGTGGGGCGCGCAAGGATCACCCGCCAGCTAATCAGCGAACTGTCCGAGGAGTGGGCGAAGTGGGTCGGTGGGGAGCCCCACGAACCCGCCTGA
- a CDS encoding sigma factor-like helix-turn-helix DNA-binding protein, producing MREQYLSTIRAAYAAGVTYAELGRVLGVSRERVRQLADEAPHVGDAYPARTPAEQWAEARTELDGRLLHLGYLPEVPTSNAPKTIEALHGDVDAYAALNPIVGRLQHALQCAVSGVTPYPCELHASATLSEALDDLPSLTVPQVREVLDYGATLIAYMSADYPVRLDVESWQPEHGDYHGDPEGLWAHVEELPTGWRWGECLWCHERFPWDGELVADDGDDNSPMWCSLNCRDLHLGDD from the coding sequence GTGCGCGAGCAGTACCTCAGCACCATCCGCGCCGCCTACGCCGCTGGTGTCACCTACGCCGAACTCGGACGTGTACTCGGAGTGAGCCGCGAGCGTGTGCGGCAACTGGCTGATGAGGCTCCACATGTGGGGGACGCGTATCCCGCCCGCACGCCCGCCGAGCAGTGGGCAGAAGCCCGTACCGAACTCGACGGACGCCTCCTGCATCTGGGCTACCTACCAGAGGTGCCGACTTCAAACGCTCCGAAGACGATAGAAGCGTTGCACGGGGACGTGGACGCCTACGCGGCGCTCAACCCCATCGTGGGACGGCTGCAGCACGCGCTCCAGTGTGCAGTCAGCGGCGTTACACCGTATCCCTGTGAGCTGCACGCCAGCGCCACACTCTCCGAAGCCCTGGACGACCTGCCCTCACTCACCGTCCCGCAGGTACGGGAAGTGCTCGATTACGGCGCGACGCTCATCGCATACATGTCGGCGGACTATCCCGTACGCCTGGACGTGGAGAGCTGGCAGCCCGAGCATGGTGACTACCACGGAGACCCTGAGGGACTGTGGGCGCACGTCGAGGAACTCCCAACAGGCTGGCGGTGGGGAGAGTGCCTGTGGTGCCACGAGCGCTTCCCGTGGGATGGCGAATTGGTCGCCGACGACGGAGACGACAACTCACCGATGTGGTGCTCACTCAATTGCCGCGACCTCCATCTCGGGGACGACTAG